The window agactgcaatgtgttcctcaCGGATTTccgtctgaagaaagagcaccgcctttctccaggcagaaatttccaagtggattgtccgttcacaaattccgattcacaaattccgaagtgtgaatttgtgaacggaaaatcattcactacactatacattttagaaagcggaatttccgcctgcaatttcaaagcaaaatttcaggcggaaattccgtagtctgaacctagccttagttttgcaaaatctgtagacagagtgagggagggggaggagttatcacagtgcaggcaagagaaggacacgccccctccccttggcaagatggaaaagacattgagcagctgtaatatgctatttttaagTGAAATCTCGGTGATAgagataaaaattacatgtacatgatcagggtgaggtactgagtaatatagaacattttattttattttttgtgggatctgacaggtacactttaaatcaaTTTCATTGCATAATATTTCTCTACAAATCACACTTCGAATATGAAAATGCATCAacactgcacagtgtgaactgacctcaaagacttatgagtctaatcagttcacctgggtgaaCTCCAGCACCAGAAGCCTAATAAGATTGCCAGGTGCAGTGATTAAACACCACACACCTCAAAACCAAAGGATTAATTAAataggtactctggtagaaaaaaaaaatttttaaatcaactggtgccagaaagttaggctgggttcacactacatttttgccatactgttttcaatccgtttttctaaagaaaaccgtatggcaaaaaaacggatggaacagtatgggaaaaaagtaaaccgtatgcgtttttaaacagtatactgtttttaaaagtgcatacagttccgtcagtttttataaaaaaaataaataaaaaaaacatacgttttagaaaattttgtccatttttaatgggaggggtcttaggtggggactttaggattcaaatgcgcatgtgcaaagtaaaaacgtatacgtttttcatgtatggaaccgtatacatgtgcgtttcccattgacatccatgttaaaaaaaacgtatgcggttgcagtacggtttttaaaccggagtcaaaaccgtggttgaccacaattttgtctccggtttaaaaaccgtactgcaattgcatacgtttttttttaacatggacgtcaatgggaaacgcacatgtatacggttccatacgtgaaaaacgtatacgttttttacttcgcacatgcgcatttgcatcctaaagtccccacccaagactcctcccattaaaaatgaacaaaattttcaaaaacgtatggtttttttttttaaataaaaactgacggaactgtatgcacttttaaaaacggtatactgtttaaaaacgcatacggttcacttttttccatactgttccatccgtttttttgccatacggttttctttagaaaaacggattgaaaacagtatggcaaaaacgcagtgtgaacccagccttaaacagatttgtatatgacttctattaaaaaatcttaatccttcccatacttATCTGTATTtctggaatttctttctggaattttcagtctgaccacagtgctctctgctgacacctctgtccatgtcaggaactgtccagggtccccatagcaaacctaccctgctctggacagttcctgatacaaaagaggtgtcagcagagagcactgttgtcagacagaaaagaactgcagaaagaaatacaacttcctgtggagcatacagcagctgataagtactggaaggattaagatttctaaatagaagtaatttacaaatatgtttaactttgtggcaccagttaataaaaaaaaaaaaataaagtgttttccaccggagtacccctttaaaaatgtaggcagcattaggagataATTTCAGTGGTGGGATTGCAGTCAGTATAGCTGCAAGTGCATGCCTGCCACAcatagctaaaacaggtaagcacaaggcatgcacaagaacctctacattattctgtaataatagcctatgctgcactatataagaaaaATGATCTGGAGTGCTTTggcgaattgtagttttgtagcctacaatttggagaccactgttcaaagatcaggttaaaggggtactcccctggaaaacatttaaatttaaatcaactgatgccagaaagttaaacagatttgtaaatttcttctattaaaaaatcttaatccttccaatagttattagcttctgaagttttctgtctaactgctcaatgatgatgtcatgtcccgggagctgtgcatgatgggaaaatatccccataggaactgcacagctcccgggaacgtgagtcatcagagagcagttagacagaaaacaacaactcaacttcagaagctaataactattggaaggattaagattttttaatagaagtaatttacaaactttccggagccagttgatatataaaaaaaagttttggtctggaatacccctttaatccttccagtacttatcagctgctgtatgctccacagtaagttcttttctttttgaatttcctttctgtctgaccacagtactctctgctgacacctctgtccattttaggaattgtccagagcaggagagatttgctatgaggatttgctcctactctggacagttcgtgacatggacagaggtgtcagcagagagcacagtggtcagaagaaaggaaattcaaaaagaaaagaacttcctgtggatcaaaacagcagctgataagtactggaagggttaagatttttaaatagaagtcatttacaaatctgtttaactttttggcaccagttgatttaaaaaaatatatatattttccagtggagtacccctttaagtcactgtTTTATGTATACAGCTGCTACAGAAATCTGTGTCTccatgtatacagactacaaacaaatccTGTAGTCAGGTTATTCCGCttcctctgtgctttcttctagctaacaaaaaaaataaaaagatatggcAGAGAgtaacatttttaaaggggtactccgttggaaaacgtattcatttatttataattttttttataaatcaactggcgccatcaagttagatttgtaaattacttctattaaaaaatattaatccttccagtacttattagcggctgtatactacagagcaaatgcttttctttttggatttcgcttctgtcacgaccacctctctgctgtccattttaggaattctccagagcaggagaaaatccctatagcaaacatatgctgctctggacagttcctaaaatggacagcagaggtcagcagagagcactgtggaagtgacagaagagaaatccaaaaagaaaagcatttcctctgtagtatacagccactaacaagtactggaaggattaagattttttaataaaagtaatttacaaatctgtttaactttctggcaccggttgctgacatcatgaccacagtgctctctgctgacatcatgaccacagtgctctctgctgacatcactgtccattttaggaactgtccagagcagcatatgtttgctatggggattttctcctactctggacagttcctaaaatggacagaaatgtcagcagagagcactgtggtcatgatgtcagcagagagctctgtgttccaaaaagaaaagaatttcctctgtagtattcagcagctaataagtactggaaggattaaaggagtagtccagtggtgaacaacttatcccctatcctaaggataggggataagtttgagatcgcggggggtccgaccactggggccccctgcgatctcctgtatggagccctgacagcccgcgggaaaggggcgtgtcgaccgccaCACAAAgcagcgtccgacacgccccctcaatacaactctatggcagagccgaagcgctgccttcggcaatctccggctctaccatagagatgtattgagggggcgtgtcggcgccgcttcgtgcggaggtcgacacccgctatctggccggagagcctggcccccgtacagagagatcgcagggggccccagcggtcgaaccccccgcgaactcaaacttatcccctatccttaggataggggatgcgtttttcaccagtggactacccctttaagattttttttttatagaagaaatttacaaatctgtttaactttctggcaccagttgatttaaaaaaaaaaaaaaaaaaaaatccactggagtaccgctttaattaAAAATCTACCATGTTGGGTATACAGTTCTGTGTCTCCATggcaacagactacaaacaacccTGTGTGGTCAGATCCTGCAGTCATACTCCCTATTGATCAGTCCCTTGCTTCAGGTAGGTTGGCAAGTAGTACTGAACGAACAGACAAAAATACGACTGCAGAGTCTGACTACTCAAGGTttgttgtagtctgtaaccatggagacgtgTAGGTTTGCAGCCTGGAGAATCTGAAGTACAAACAGGAGAGAGACGTAAATAATGCTGAATTTTGCGTTGTACAGATCCATCCTAACCCCATTGTCTCCTTCCAGGAAAACGAGTGATGCAGCCGCAAATCCTCGAAGTCAACTTTAACCCCGACTGCGCCAGGGCCTGCAAGTACCACCCGACTTTTTTCAACGACGTCTTCAGCACGCTGTTCTTAGACGAACCAGACAATTGCCACATGACCGCCATCCTTTAATGGCGCACCAGCCGCTACCCGCGCTTAtcgggagaaggaaaaaaaagcatCCTGGACTTTATACGACTCCATAGCTGTGATATCTGTGGGTCATGACATAGCTTTACTGTATATATTCCTACACAGCTCTTAAGATGTTACTGCTATTTAAAAGGCATTTATTGGTAGGCTTTATTTctggaaacagcgccactcttgaccgtgggctgtgtctggtattgcacttTAGCCTCATTCAATTGAACATTGCAATACCGGATGTCGCCTCTGCagaagggtggcgctgtttttctgGAAGAAATCAGCACTTATTTGTAATCTTATACAGCACTGCTGAGGTTAAAGGGGAGCGAAGCGTGCTGCTGCGCACCTCTCCTGACTATATCTAGAGATAGgtgggggccttaaaggggtaccccggaggaaaacttttttttttttaaatcaactggtgccagaaagttaaacagatttgtaaattacttctattaaaaaaaatcttaatccttccagtacttattagctgctgaatactacagaggaaattcttttctttttggaacacagagctctctgctgacatctctgtccattttaggaactgtccagagcagcatatgtttgctatggggattttctcctactctggacagttcttaaaatggacagagatgtcagcagagagcactgtgctcgtcatgtcagcagagagctctgtgttccaaaaagaaaacaatttactctgtagtattcagcagctaataagtactggaaggattaagatttttttaatagaagtaatttacaaatctgtttaactttctggcaccagttgatttaaaaaaaaaaaaaaaacatttccaccggagtacccctttaatttgcaagACACACAGCCACTAtagctgtagagcagtgttttccaaccagggtgcctccagctgttgcaaaactacaacttccagcatgcccggacagccgttggctgtccgggcatgctggaagttgtagttttgcaacagctggaggcaccctggttggaaaacactgctctagacttTAGCTAAAAAGGGAGAATATAGGAAGGGCATCCAAAAATTATCTAGATGGGCATTGGTTATAGTCGTTTTTTGCCTTTTGACGCTATTTTTTGCtccgattttatttatttattactttcaTGCCAACATTTAATGAACTGAAGAGCCTATAGCAGTCGTCCTTTGCATGTCCCCCGGTTTCAGGTTGGGGAGTTCTGATTGTTTAAACAATGTTACCCGTTTCCTACACCGCACAGCTATCTTCTTCCACAGATTTACACGTGCTTCTCACTTTGTTATATTCCAGGAAATTAAACAAGAGTTATGTAGGCATCTGGTTTGTTTTTGGTTTTCTTAttctaaaaggagtactccaaaaaatttaatcaactggtgccagaaaattaaacagatttggaaattacgtctattaaaaaatcttaatccttccagtacttatcagctgctgtatgatccgcaggaagtactttttatttttattttattttttatttcctttctgcctgaccacagtgctctctgctgacacctctgtccattttaggaactgtccagagcaggagcaaattcccataggaaacctctcctgctctggacagttcctaaaatggacggaggtgtcggcagagagcactgtggtcagacagaaaggaaattcaaaaagaaaataacttcttgttgatcatagcagctgataagtactgaaaggattaaaggggtattccagaatttttatatatctatctcaactggctccagaaagttaaacagatttgtaaattacttctataaaaaaatcttaatccttccaataattatgagctgctgaagttgagttgttcttttctgtctgacaacagtgctatctgctgacatctctttctgtctcgggaactgcacagagtagaagaggtttgctatggggatttgcttctactccggacagttcctgagacacgtgtcatcagagagcacttagacagaaaagaacaactcaacttcagcagctcataagtactgaaaggattaagatttttttaatagaagtcatttacaaatctgtttaactttctggcaccagttgatttagaaaaaaaaatgttttccagtggagtacccctataatcttagaaaaacatggctgccttcttccaaaaaacaaaatagtgctacacctgtccacaggtggtgtgtggtattgcagctcaacacTGTTGAAGTAAATGCACTGGGTTGCCATACCACGTACAACCTGTTGACTTacgtggcgctgtttttgaaagacaGCAGCCAGTGcaaaataaacttaaaaaaaataaaaataataataataattctactgtttttaaaggagaagtctcgagtaggaaaatgtatcccctaggggatatgtgtctgatcacgaggggtccGAGCGCTGAGATCCTCCGCCATCCCCTGTACGGCACTGAGCTCAGGTCACATTTGGCTACGCGCACAGAGCAGGGGTCAGCACGTGTCCTCCACTCATCTCTATAGgaaagccagagatacacgagtacagcgTTTGTGTATCTCTTGCTCTCCCATAGGgatgcacagtgtgtgtgtgctgaCCCCCAATCTGTGTACTAGGATAGCCGGAGCGCCATACAGGAGATCAGTGGTCGGACCCTCctccacttatcccctatactttgtataagggatacatttacctacgtgggacttctcctttaagagccGGGTGACACAGggtgtatctgcagtgtatttgacacTGCGGATGCACCGGCAGCAGTCACAAAAAGAATGCAGAGTGAGCTCCCGGCTGCGTAGCTCTGTGTCAGCTGATTTCCCACTgtagcggacacacagagctacgcaCCCGCAATCGGGTGCtctctctgcagtccctctgtgactgccgacGGCACATCCGCAGTGTCAAATACGATGCGGATGCGCCCCTGCCCTAATATTGGAAAGTTGGGGGACAACATATATGACCACTATTAAAGCTGCCATAGAATTGCCACATTATGAAATATTCCTGCATATTGCTATAACGGTATGCTTCCCTGTGATTCCAGCAGCCTCTGCACTCATTTAAAGCGGTAgtgttatttataaaaaaaaaaaaaatgttgtctagACAAGATTGCATCGAGTCACAGTCCTAAGACCCACCGCAATTGTCAGTAATAGTTGGGTATAGTGAACAGCAGCGCTCCTCCCTTCCCGGCTGGCTGCCCTATCCTATTCTTTTACACCAGTGAAGGTGTCTGGTTTGATTGACAACCAGGGAGTGACTTGTCATCACAAGGGGTCATgtgaaagttttaaaaaatttaacacggcagaatttttgcaGAATGTCCGGGCGTACAGGGGGTCGGCTGAACATACTGGCGCTAGTACCGCTCGCGAGGTGCATAGTCTCCATAGACGGTAATTAATTATTACAGtggttataccataaaaaagttaCTTAATTGTAATGAACCTGTGTTGCCACCAGGTGGTGCAGTAGAGCCCTGTGTTGTATAAGGTCTTGCTGGGAAGTTGCATAACCAGAGGCAATTGACAACGTTTAtataagtgttttccaaccagggtgcctccagctgttgcaaaactacaactcccagcatgcccagacagccaacggctgtctgggcatgctgggagttgtagttttgcaacagctggaggcatcctggttgggaaaacactgctttatacatcTATTTATCCATGGTTCCCACAAACATAGTATTGTGTAAGGTCCATAAAAGGACGGGTTGGTTGTATAGGAGAAACTCACGGTATGTGACACCCCTGATATATAGCCGGGATTATATAACAACCTCCTCCTATGCTCCTAGCCTCTCTGCACATAGTCAAATCGTCTGGGAGTCATTGTACCCTGGGAGCAGACTGTGTAGGAATGGGAGGGCAACAGTTTATAGGAAGAACCGGTTCCGGTACGTTATGAGAACGTGTGAatttagatgtagcagagccgaatcGTTTGGAGCAGCTTCATGAGGAAACTATGATTTGTGGTATTGCTGCTCGTGGGCTCAGACACTAAAGTGAATCTTGAACCAAGTcttccgtgtgtgtgtgtgtgtgtgtgtgtgtgtgtatatatatatatatgcaaaactacaactcccagtatgcccagacagccaattgcattatatatatgaaaaactacaactcccagtatgcctagaCTGCCtattgccaaaggctgtccaggcatgctgggagttgtagttttgcaacagctggagacaccctgtttaaaAACCACTGGTATATTCGCACCTTTTACCTCATTTGCCCTATTAGAATGAAATCAAACCTGCCCAGAGAAATGTTTAACAGGCAGCTAATAGGTAACACCGGGTGTGCCAGGGTGAATCGGTGCCATCTGCACTTTAACCAATATTGATCTGGAGCACTTATCCTGCAAAACACTTGACACATACTCTAGAGCGCCTCCCTACAGGTCCTGCGGGGCATGACTGGCTTCATAATTTAGTGTTTAGTGTAGCCGACACAGTTTCAGGAATAGTCAATGAAAGATATTTCcctcactacaaaaaaaaaaaaaaaaaaattgaaaaaaagtgtccccccaaaaatgttgcaaaactacaactcccattatgtcccgAGGACCAAAGGCTGTCACagaatgatgggaattgtagttctggttaaaggggtactgcagtggaatatatatatattttttttatcaactggtgccagaaagttacagatttgtaaattacttgcattaaaaaaaaaaaaatcttaatccttccagtacttattagctgcagaatactacagaggaaattattttctttttggaacacagagctctctgctgacatctctgtccattttaggaactgtccagagtaggaaaaaatccccatagcaaacatatgctgccctggacagttcctaaaatggacagagatgtcaacagagagcactgtgcttgtgttgtcagcagagagctctgtgtcccaaaaagaaaataatttcctctgtagcattcagcagctaataagtactggaaggattaagatttttttttaatagaagtaactaacaaatctgtttaactttctggcacaagttgatatgaaaactttttcccactagagtacccctttaatgtatgcagTAAGCTTCCCTCTAGTAAATATATACTTGTGCAGAGGATTTGGAGCTGTGCGTTAGTCAAATAAGCTCTGAAACCTATAATAAGGCCTTAGTCAGTCTGCTGCGCACGCACATTTATTTTAGCTGGAAGCAGagcacaggtgtctggcagcggcttacctCCTTTTCAGAACGCAACCTTGGACATGTCTATATTCTGGAGAGTCAAGAGGCCTCATGCACATTAGAGTAATGTAAAGTGATGTAAAGTTTATCCTATTGGCTGCACAGGCTCCTCCACCCCACCTCCGTAGAACAGGTACTTCCATGGAACTCAgccttttccaaccagggtgcctccagcttttgcaaaactacaactcccagcatgccggaacagccaaaggctgtccaggcatgcttggagttgtagttttgcaacagctgggggcaccctataCAAAAAATGCTGTTACACAACCCGTATAACTGGTTACACAACCTGTTTAATCGGTATATGCAATGGGCATATGACTAAGGCACGGTAAGGTATGAACAGGCAATGTCGCGCCACTTTGTTAGTGTTCTGCTGGTGGGTGGCAACAGACAAGTAtgagtgcaaaaaaaattatagaaaacaaCAAACAGAACATTCTCGATTTTGTTCGGATTGAGCCCCAAGTTCTCCTCATTCAGATTTGTCCTTATTGTCCCTCCAGATGACGTAGTTCAGGGAAGAGGCAAGTGACAGCCAGGCGATGTAAGGGATCATGAGGTAGGCAGCCGTCTTGCTGATAGGGTACCAGGACACGGTTGCAAGGACTGTTGTGCCAGTGAGAAGGGCCAGATCAATCATTCCCtgtagagagggaaaaaaaaaaaaaaaaaagttaaaggggagcTCCACCAAAAACACAATGCCCTCGATCTGATCAAAGGAGCTTCACATCCTATATCCAACAATGACCCTGTCTCCACCCACTTTGGTGGCATCATCGAGACGATACAGTAGTAAGATGATAGTGTGCATATATTATGTAGTAACACTTACCCAACCAAGTTTGTGGGCGCCAAAGAAAATGGGAGTCCAGGCCCAGTTGAGTGCCAGCTGTCCCGCATACAGACCCAATGGAACCACAGCGTCTTCTGTGAACCCACCCAATTCTTTATAGATCAGGTAGGAACCATAACTaaaccataaaataaataaaaatcagaatTATTAAAACCACACTGTAACAGTTCCTGTTGTACACTCTAGTCGGGATATCTCCCTCCCACTAGATTAGAAACTAGGTTTGAAAAAACAATTTTCATGTAGCCTTTTAGGTAAattagtgttttgttttttttcccgatGATGAAACCCATATTCTACTGTCAAATAAATGACCATATGTTAGTAAACTGTCCACTTTGTTCTCTCCATTGCCACACTCCGTGTCTAGTGTCCATCCTTAAACAAACTTCCTGTTGTACACTCTAGCCAGGATATTTTCCCTTCCACTAGATTAGAAACtatttttgaaaacaaatttcCATTCTAGTAGGTAATTTAGTGCTTAAAAGAAGAAGtatcatttttcaagaaaaaaaaaaaaaccctatcatttggatagtggataagttttttttttgtagatagtGGTGGGTCTGAGAGCTGGGGCCCTCCGCGATCACCTGTttagagccctggctctcctaTACAGCGGCGCATCACGACCCCTATCCAAAGCAGGGTCCGCCACGatccctccatatagttctatggtagAACCGTtctgcaatcttcggctctcccatagaactatatagagggggcgtggcaggggTCATGACGCGCCGATGTAtaggagagccagggctctaaacaggagatcgcaggggccccagcgcttggaccccccacgatctaaaacgtataatttttttttttttgtttgtttttttacatgatacttgtccttt is drawn from Hyla sarda isolate aHylSar1 chromosome 4, aHylSar1.hap1, whole genome shotgun sequence and contains these coding sequences:
- the TSPO gene encoding translocator protein isoform X3; the encoded protein is MPSWAPAVGLTLLPHVGGILGGLITRREVKTWYTTLVKPSWRPPNWAFAPVWTTLYTSMGYGSYLIYKELGGFTEDAVVPLGLYAGQLALNWAWTPIFFGAHKLGWGMIDLALLTGTTVLATVSWYPISKTAAYLMIPYIAWLSLASSLNYVIWRDNKDKSE
- the TSPO gene encoding translocator protein isoform X2, coding for MAAHSTMPSWAPAVGLTLLPHVGGILGGLITRREVKTWYTTLVKPSWRPPNWAFAPVWTTLYTSMGYGSYLIYKELGGFTEDAVVPLGLYAGQLALNWAWTPIFFGAHKLGWGMIDLALLTGTTVLATVSWYPISKTAAYLMIPYIAWLSLASSLNYVIWRDNKDKSE
- the TSPO gene encoding translocator protein isoform X1, with the translated sequence MYKIDSTMPSWAPAVGLTLLPHVGGILGGLITRREVKTWYTTLVKPSWRPPNWAFAPVWTTLYTSMGYGSYLIYKELGGFTEDAVVPLGLYAGQLALNWAWTPIFFGAHKLGWGMIDLALLTGTTVLATVSWYPISKTAAYLMIPYIAWLSLASSLNYVIWRDNKDKSE